One Microlunatus soli genomic window carries:
- a CDS encoding DUF3145 domain-containing protein, whose protein sequence is MSTTRGVLYIHSTPSALCPHVEWAVGGVFGMPVRLEWIAQPAERSSYRTEYSWTGPIGTAAKLASALKGWQRIRFEATEERTTTSEAERYSYTPKLGIFRATTGLHGDIMVSEERIRKATVTAALGGKDIVAALDELLGGPWDAELEPFRYAGDGTPVRWLHEVV, encoded by the coding sequence ATGAGTACGACCCGTGGTGTCTTGTACATCCATTCCACGCCGTCGGCACTGTGTCCCCACGTCGAGTGGGCGGTCGGCGGCGTGTTCGGCATGCCCGTACGGCTGGAGTGGATCGCCCAGCCGGCGGAGCGTTCGTCCTATCGCACCGAGTATTCCTGGACCGGGCCGATCGGCACCGCGGCCAAGCTGGCCAGCGCGCTCAAGGGCTGGCAGCGGATCCGGTTCGAGGCGACCGAGGAACGCACCACGACCAGCGAGGCCGAGCGGTACTCCTACACCCCGAAGCTGGGGATCTTCCGCGCCACCACCGGACTGCACGGCGACATCATGGTGAGCGAGGAACGGATCCGGAAGGCGACCGTCACCGCTGCCCTCGGCGGCAAGGACATCGTCGCCGCCCTGGACGAGTTGCTCGGCGGCCCGTGGGACGCCGAACTCGAACCGTTCCGCTATGCCGGCGACGGCACCCCCGTCCGCTGGCTGCACGAGGTGGTCTGA
- a CDS encoding beta-ketoacyl-ACP synthase III, whose translation MTDQTPAATERPSSPRPEPTRHGSEIIGAGCYQPSKVLTNHDLEGMVETNDEWIRTRTGIRERRIAGDEDTVPTMATAAAEDALANAGITAAAVDLIVVATCTSDQRSPNTAGRVSNNLGAPSPVAMDINVACSGFVHALAVADQAIQAGTATTALVIGAEKLSSVTDWTDRSTCILIADGAGAFVLRRAERPGVSAVTWGTEPELTDAVVIEPPTNKFVQDGKSVFKWAISSAAGYASKTVTNAGYTMDQMGGLFSHQANLRIIEPLARQLGLSDRIVATDVVTSGNTSAASIPLAFAKMWQAGELPADTPFLLFAFGGGFSYAGLVARTPRA comes from the coding sequence GTGACCGATCAAACTCCGGCCGCCACCGAGCGCCCCTCCTCCCCTCGCCCCGAGCCGACCCGTCACGGCTCGGAGATCATCGGCGCCGGCTGCTACCAGCCGTCGAAGGTGCTCACCAATCACGACCTGGAGGGGATGGTCGAGACCAACGACGAGTGGATCCGGACCCGGACCGGGATCCGGGAGCGTCGGATCGCCGGCGACGAGGACACCGTCCCCACCATGGCCACCGCCGCGGCTGAGGATGCGCTGGCCAACGCCGGAATCACCGCCGCAGCCGTCGATCTGATCGTGGTCGCCACCTGCACCTCCGATCAGCGGTCGCCGAACACTGCCGGGCGGGTGTCGAACAATCTCGGCGCACCGTCCCCGGTCGCGATGGACATCAACGTCGCCTGCTCCGGCTTCGTCCATGCCCTGGCCGTGGCCGACCAGGCGATCCAGGCCGGCACCGCGACCACGGCGTTGGTGATCGGGGCGGAGAAGCTCAGCTCGGTCACCGACTGGACCGACCGCTCGACCTGCATCCTGATCGCCGACGGCGCGGGTGCGTTCGTGCTCCGACGCGCCGAGCGCCCGGGCGTCAGCGCGGTGACCTGGGGTACCGAGCCCGAGCTGACCGACGCTGTGGTGATCGAGCCGCCGACGAACAAGTTCGTCCAGGACGGCAAGTCGGTGTTCAAGTGGGCGATCTCCAGCGCCGCCGGCTATGCGTCCAAGACCGTCACCAATGCCGGCTACACGATGGATCAGATGGGCGGTCTGTTCAGCCACCAGGCCAATCTGCGGATCATCGAGCCGCTGGCCCGCCAGCTCGGACTGTCCGATCGGATCGTGGCCACCGACGTGGTCACCTCGGGCAACACGTCGGCCGCCTCGATCCCACTCGCCTTCGCCAAGATGTGGCAGGCCGGCGAACTGCCCGCCGACACCCCGTTCCTGCTGTTCGCCTTCGGCGGCGGCTTCTCCTACGCCGGTCTGGTCGCCCGCACCCCACGCGCCTGA
- a CDS encoding TetR/AcrR family transcriptional regulator, with product MSPRRSAAHAQQTRHLIVTAGVDLASVEGLDAITLGRLAEELTMSKSGVIGHFGSKLDLQLAVLNEAVRVYRREVIVPAAHAAPGLARLRKLVEAWISHLERGVYPGGCFFTQVTTEYDDRPGPVRDVARQRTEEWRAYLAEQISTAVQDGDFSADTDVDQVIFEATGLMLSLNHTMQLDLDPKAIQHARAGFERLIAACMR from the coding sequence GTGAGTCCCCGACGTTCCGCGGCACATGCGCAGCAGACCCGGCACCTGATCGTGACTGCCGGGGTCGATCTTGCGTCGGTGGAGGGTCTGGACGCCATTACCTTGGGCCGACTTGCCGAAGAACTCACGATGAGCAAATCCGGCGTGATCGGGCACTTCGGCAGCAAACTCGATCTTCAACTCGCAGTGCTGAACGAGGCCGTACGGGTCTATCGTCGCGAGGTGATCGTCCCGGCCGCGCACGCCGCGCCGGGGCTGGCCAGACTTCGCAAACTGGTCGAGGCCTGGATCTCGCATCTGGAACGCGGCGTCTATCCCGGCGGTTGCTTCTTCACCCAGGTCACCACCGAGTACGACGACCGTCCCGGCCCGGTCCGCGACGTCGCCCGGCAGCGGACCGAGGAATGGCGGGCCTACCTCGCCGAGCAGATCTCCACCGCTGTCCAGGACGGCGATTTCAGCGCCGACACCGACGTCGATCAGGTGATCTTCGAAGCGACCGGCCTGATGCTGTCGCTGAACCACACCATGCAACTCGACCTGGACCCGAAGGCGATCCAGCACGCCCGGGCCGGCTTCGAACGTCTGATCGCCGCCTGCATGCGCTGA
- a CDS encoding L-talarate/galactarate dehydratase — protein MTSQQTSVATSADRIIALRLSSITLPLSTPISDAKVLTGRQQPMREVAFLFAEVTTAAGDDGIGFSYSKRAGGPGQFAHACEVAPAVIGEDASDIGKLWTKLVWAGASVGRSGLSVQALAAIDVALWDLKAKRAGLSVGKLIGAHRDGVRTYNTSGGFLHTPIEQVIENAQRSLADGIGGIKIKVGQPDWRTDLQRLTAVREALGEDVPLMVDANQQWDRRTALRLGRALEEFGLVWIEEPLDAYDAEGHAALSSALDTPIATGEMLAGVGEHVRMIDARAADVVQPDAPRIGGITQFLKLSTYVEHHQLDLAPHFAMEIHLHLAAAFAGNDPWVEHFDWLDPLFNERLATHDGRMWLPDRPGLGFTLSDQARAWTVDSADFTATS, from the coding sequence ATGACTTCGCAGCAAACCAGTGTGGCCACCTCGGCGGATCGGATCATCGCGCTCCGGTTGTCCTCGATCACGCTGCCGCTGTCGACGCCGATCAGTGATGCCAAGGTGCTCACCGGGCGGCAGCAGCCGATGCGCGAGGTGGCCTTCCTGTTCGCCGAGGTGACGACGGCAGCCGGCGACGATGGCATCGGCTTCTCCTACTCCAAGCGGGCCGGCGGGCCCGGTCAGTTCGCCCATGCCTGTGAGGTTGCGCCGGCGGTGATCGGCGAGGACGCCTCCGACATCGGCAAACTGTGGACCAAGCTGGTCTGGGCCGGAGCGTCGGTTGGCCGTAGCGGCCTGTCGGTCCAGGCGTTGGCCGCCATCGACGTCGCGCTCTGGGACCTGAAGGCCAAGCGCGCCGGGTTGAGCGTCGGCAAACTGATCGGCGCACACCGCGACGGTGTCCGGACCTATAACACCTCCGGCGGATTCCTGCACACCCCGATCGAGCAGGTGATCGAGAACGCGCAACGATCACTGGCCGACGGGATCGGCGGGATCAAGATCAAAGTCGGCCAGCCGGACTGGCGGACCGACCTGCAGCGGTTGACCGCCGTACGGGAGGCGCTCGGCGAGGACGTACCGCTGATGGTCGACGCCAACCAGCAATGGGACCGGCGCACGGCGCTGCGGCTGGGCCGGGCGTTGGAGGAGTTCGGCCTGGTCTGGATCGAGGAACCGCTGGACGCCTACGACGCCGAAGGTCACGCGGCACTGAGCAGCGCCCTGGACACTCCGATCGCGACCGGTGAGATGTTGGCCGGGGTCGGCGAACACGTCCGGATGATCGACGCCCGCGCCGCCGACGTCGTCCAACCGGACGCACCGCGGATCGGCGGAATCACCCAATTCCTCAAGCTGTCAACATATGTGGAGCATCATCAGCTGGATCTGGCGCCGCATTTCGCGATGGAGATCCATCTGCATCTGGCCGCTGCCTTTGCCGGCAACGATCCGTGGGTCGAGCACTTCGACTGGCTCGACCCGCTGTTCAACGAACGGCTGGCGACCCACGACGGCAGGATGTGGCTGCCGGATCGCCCCGGGCTGGGGTTCACCCTGTCCGATCAGGCGCGAGCCTGGACCGTCGACTCCGCCGACTTCACCGCCACGTCCTGA
- a CDS encoding LysR family transcriptional regulator yields the protein MYSFEQLRGFVAVAEELHYGRAAERLAMTQPPLSRQIQKLERAIGVRLLERDRRRVRLTPAGAAFLDEARRLLALADAAPDLARRIDAGSSGTLRLGFTAASAYAVLPGVLTKLQQALPEVDLDLTELVTRAQLEALANHELDLGLARPPFDADLFASRPFAREALCAAVPDGHRLAALDRPLTERDLAGEPVIMPSATDARYFYDLVIRTVSIDPASVVHSVSQVLTTTLLVSGGLGIGFVPESVSRLGVRGVTLLELATSAHQPVELHLVWPRDSRNPALPRVIDLLLDRASGLPAIRTWR from the coding sequence ATGTATTCCTTCGAGCAGCTTCGCGGTTTCGTCGCCGTCGCCGAGGAACTCCATTACGGACGGGCGGCCGAGCGGCTGGCGATGACCCAGCCGCCGCTGTCCCGGCAGATCCAGAAACTGGAACGGGCGATCGGTGTCCGGCTGCTGGAACGGGATCGACGGCGGGTCCGGCTGACACCGGCCGGCGCCGCCTTCCTGGACGAGGCACGCCGGCTGCTGGCGTTGGCCGACGCAGCTCCTGATCTTGCTCGACGGATCGACGCCGGCTCCTCCGGCACGCTGCGACTCGGCTTCACCGCGGCCTCGGCGTACGCGGTGCTGCCCGGCGTCCTGACGAAGCTGCAGCAGGCGTTGCCGGAGGTCGATCTCGACCTGACCGAACTGGTCACCCGGGCCCAGCTCGAAGCGTTGGCGAACCACGAACTCGATCTCGGTCTGGCGCGACCGCCGTTCGACGCCGACCTCTTCGCCTCCCGTCCGTTCGCCCGGGAGGCGTTGTGCGCAGCGGTCCCGGACGGTCACCGGCTCGCCGCCCTCGACCGGCCGCTGACCGAGCGGGACCTGGCCGGCGAGCCGGTGATCATGCCGTCGGCCACCGACGCCCGCTACTTCTACGACCTGGTGATCCGGACGGTGTCCATCGACCCTGCGTCGGTGGTGCATTCGGTCAGTCAGGTGCTCACCACGACGTTGCTGGTCTCCGGTGGCCTCGGGATCGGCTTCGTCCCCGAATCGGTCTCCCGGCTCGGCGTCCGCGGCGTCACCCTGCTGGAACTCGCCACCAGCGCGCACCAACCGGTCGAGCTGCATCTGGTCTGGCCCCGTGACTCCCGCAACCCGGCGCTGCCCCGGGTGATCGACCTGCTGCTGGATCGGGCAAGTGGGCTGCCGGCGATCAGGACGTGGCGGTGA
- a CDS encoding aminoglycoside 3'-phosphotransferase: MTDAATDLPSDYEQSPDRPVTADQVPAVVAEIAAGAAIRWIWHNELDGRTYRIERSNGTAEYVKWSPDHPEIDLGLEAAKLTWTATYSTVPQVLGHGRDSATSEWLHTVAVPAESAVSATWKADPLTAARAIGTGLRMLHDRLPVADCPWSWQVADRATKIKKPQHRTLIEQAPEIDRLVVCHGDACAPNTLIAADGSCAGHVDLGSLGRADRWADLAIATYSLDWNYQPAYEDELLAAYGVARDDDRIDYYRRLWDAT, from the coding sequence ATGACCGACGCCGCCACCGATCTGCCGAGCGACTACGAGCAGAGCCCCGACCGACCGGTCACCGCCGACCAGGTGCCCGCCGTGGTGGCCGAGATCGCTGCCGGAGCAGCGATCCGGTGGATCTGGCACAACGAACTGGACGGTCGCACCTATCGGATCGAACGCAGCAACGGGACGGCAGAATACGTCAAATGGTCCCCCGACCATCCGGAGATCGATCTTGGTCTCGAGGCGGCGAAGCTGACCTGGACCGCCACCTACAGCACCGTGCCACAGGTCCTCGGCCACGGCCGGGACAGCGCGACATCGGAATGGCTGCACACTGTCGCCGTACCGGCCGAATCCGCGGTTTCCGCCACCTGGAAGGCCGATCCGCTGACCGCAGCCCGCGCGATCGGCACCGGACTGCGAATGCTTCATGATCGACTTCCGGTCGCCGACTGTCCGTGGTCCTGGCAGGTCGCCGATCGGGCCACCAAGATCAAGAAGCCGCAGCACCGGACGCTGATCGAGCAGGCCCCGGAGATCGACCGGCTGGTCGTCTGCCACGGCGACGCCTGCGCACCCAACACGCTGATCGCTGCGGACGGTAGCTGCGCCGGGCATGTCGATCTCGGCAGCCTCGGTCGGGCCGACCGGTGGGCAGACCTGGCGATCGCCACCTACAGCCTGGACTGGAACTACCAGCCGGCCTATGAGGACGAACTGCTGGCGGCGTATGGCGTCGCGCGCGACGACGACCGGATCGACTACTACCGCCGGCTCTGGGACGCGACCTGA